The Chloroflexus aggregans DSM 9485 genome segment TCCTGATCCCGGCTACCTACTCGTTGCCACCACCTACACCGCCACCGCGTCCTCGCTCCTTGTGCTTTGCCTAAACGCTTGTCGACACAGTACGGTGACTGCGTCGTTGTCACCGGGTCGTCCCGCTATCTTTCCATTAGCTTATCGCACAGGCTTGATGCACAAGGAGTGGAGCAATGAACCGCACTATCGCATGGGCGTTTACTCTGCTGTTGATCGGGCTGTTGACCGCTTGTGGCGGTAACCAACAGACCTCCTCGTCGGCGCCGGTGACCGAATTGCCGGCGGCGTTGGCCGATACGTCGCTTTCATCAAAAGGTGATCCGAAGCGGGGAAAGGAACTGTTTGGTCCCTGTGCGGCCTGTCATACCACCTCTAAAGAAGTGCTCGTCGGTCCCGGTTTGGCCGGTCTGTTTAGCGCCTCTGGGCCGGTGTTGCCGAAGGGTGTAGATTATAATGGGATGTTGCCCAATGGCAAAGAGCGCAGCGAAGCGAATATTGCCGAGTGGATTCGTACCGGTGGCACCGGTCGGATCGGCTATATGCCTTCGCACAATCTGACCGATCAAGAGATGGCCGATCTGCTCGCCTATTTGCGTACCTTGAAATAACGCAGCGCACAGGCAGGTGGTAATAACGCCACCTGCCTTGCCTATCGGTAAGAGTGGGGAAACTATGCGCTCGTTGTTGTTCGGGTGCTTGTGTTGTCTGACGAGTCTGGTTGTTAGTCTGGGGCTAGGGCACATCTGGCCATCGCTGCGTGAATCGGTTGCTACACTCACTCGTCCCTACCGCGAACCGACCTTCATCATCCGCGAGTTGCTTGATGCGGTCGAGCGCGATCCACAAACTGCCATTGCCACCTTTGCCGGTCATATGCAGCAACCGGCATCGCTTCATCTGCTACTGGCTGAATGGCAGCACGCGCATCACCCACCAAGCTTTGTGTTAGGACCGTACCGTCGGCCTGACCGGCTGATTTTTGGTATGGAGCTGGTGATTCCATTGCGGTTTGCCTGTCATCGTGGTCAGAGCCGGTTAGATATTGTGGTTGGGTTTACGCCGTTGGGCTGGCAGGTGTACGAGATTCGTCCGCCGCAGTGAGGAGCCAGGCAGCCTCAACATTGTTCCGGTATGCTGCGCCGTTGCTTCCTGGATCGAGGCAACGGCGCACGTATGTTTGGCATAGCTTGCCGTAGAGTCTCACACAACAGCGCTAACAATCAATGTTATGCTTCAGAGTATAATAAGCCTCAACAATTGCACACTCCACAGTGAAAAGGAAGAACCATGAGCGAATTGCGCGACTTTCTGGAAATTCCCTATGAGCAGTTAGAAGAGCTGAACTTAAGTGTGAAGCGTCAGCGCTTGGCGCGAGTCTCGCCGGATGTCA includes the following:
- a CDS encoding c-type cytochrome, with the translated sequence MNRTIAWAFTLLLIGLLTACGGNQQTSSSAPVTELPAALADTSLSSKGDPKRGKELFGPCAACHTTSKEVLVGPGLAGLFSASGPVLPKGVDYNGMLPNGKERSEANIAEWIRTGGTGRIGYMPSHNLTDQEMADLLAYLRTLK